The Hirundo rustica isolate bHirRus1 unplaced genomic scaffold, bHirRus1.pri.v3 unplaced_BUSCO_407572at7742, whole genome shotgun sequence DNA segment CTGGCAGAACGAGCACGGAGCCGGGCTGGGGCGTGGAACCGGCCTGGCGCGTGGAAATGGCCTGGCACATGGAGCCGGCCTGGCATGTGGAGCCGGCCCGGCATGTGGAGCCGGCCCGGCATGTGGAGCCAGCCCGGCATGTGGAGCTGGCCCAATACATGGAGCCGGCCCGGTACGTGGAGCCGGCCTGGCACACGAAGCCGGCTCAGCACGTGGAGCTGGCTCAGCACACAGATCTTGCTCggcacacagagctgtcctgGCACACGGAGCTGTCCCGGCACGTGGAGCTGGCTCAGCACACGGAGCTTGTTTGGCACACGGAGCTGTCCCGGCACGTGGAGCTTGCTCAGCACATGGAGCTTGCTCAGCACATGGAGCTTGCTCGGCACATGGAGCCAGCCCGGCACACGGAGCCAGAGACCCCGGTGGAACCGAGGTGTCCCCGAGGCCTGCCGGCTCATGGAGGAGCGCGGCTGTCAGCCCCAGGTAGTCCCTCCACATGTCGAAGTGGCCCGTGGCTCCCACGGGCGGCAGGGGCGCGGGGCTCCCAGGGCATTGCATGGCTGGACCCTGCTCCCCGCTCCCGGtgttcccggtgttcccggtgTCATGGTGCATGGCTGGATCCTGCTCCCCACTCCCGATgttcccggtgtccccggtgtcgTGGTGTATGGCTGGATCCTGCTCCCCGCTCCCGGTGTTCCCGGTGTTCTCGGTGTCGTGGCGCATGGCTGGATCCTGCTCCCCGCTCCCGGtgttcccggtgttcccggtgttcccggtgTCGTGGTGCATGGCTGGATCCTGCTCCCCGCTCCAGGCGCTCCCGATGTTCCCGGTGTTCCCGATGTTCCCGGTGTTCTCGGTGTCGTGGCACATGGCTGGATCCTGCTCCCCACTCCCGGTGTTCCCGGTGTTCCCAGTGTCATGGTGCATGGCTGGATCCTGCTCCCCACTCCCGGTGTTCCCGGTGTTCCCACTGTCGTGGTGCATGGCTggatgctgctccctgctccaggtgctcctggTGTTCCCGATGTTCCCGGTGTGGCGTGGGGCTGCTTCGGCCGGCGTTCCTGCTGGTGTGGGGCCGGACGCtctctcccagtgctcccagtgctcccggTGCCCGCGCTTCGGGCCTGGACGCGGCTCCCAGTGGTCCCAGTACCACCAGTTTCCCCAGAGCCCTCCACGTGCTCAGTGCCGCCCCaggggccgcggccggggggCGTCGGTCCGTCCGTAATGGCCGTGTCCAGGGGGATGTCCCCTCCCGACAAGAAGGCGCCAGTATTTAGATGAATCATGGCCGTTTAGGGAATGGGGCTAATCGCCGCGATTTGGGCGAATGGCCgtggtgttaaaaaaaaacaaaacaaaaacctcccCGTCGCCCCCAGGGCATCCCAGGAATCCCGGAGTGCCAGCAGTTTAAGGGAAGGTcagggatattttatttttttttggggggggttgcTTCAGAAGCTCCGTGGCTGAGGGGCGCTGGCACGGCGCAGGGAATCCCTGGCTGCTTTTGACAGGGGAAATCCGCGGGTCTGGGAAATTCCTGCGCAGTGAGGATCACCGGGATCCTCGGGACGCTTCCCACACGGGAAGCTCGGTGGTTTTACCCCGAAATCACCGAGAAGCCCCTACGGCACCGGGATTCACCGGCAGGATCCGGGCTCTGACACCGTTCCCCCTTCCCCGGGGGTCCCACACCGCCCTCCATCCAGGAGAACCCAGGGTCCGGCCTCATCCCACACCTGCCGCCGGAGCCGGGGTGTGCCCTCCATCCCCCCCGCTGGAATCTGGGACCCGGTCTCATCCCCCTGTTCTCGGGCGGGATCCAGGATCTGTCCCTGTTCTCTCTCCGTGCGGGGAATCCTACCTCATCCCTCATCACCCAAGCGGGGCCAGGGCATCCAGAGCTGTTCTCCCATCTCCTGGCGGGATCCGACCCTGCTCCTGGCATTCCCTGTCCCCGGGGATCCCCCTGGAATCCCGCCGGGATCCCTCCCCAGCGCAGAATCCAAGGGCAATTCCCGCCGAGCCCCCGCACGCTCCCAGGAGGCACCGCAGCCCCTCTGGAATGAGAAATGGGGGGGAAAGGGAATAAATCgggggaaaagggaataaatcggggggaaagggaacaaatcgggggaaaagggaataaatcgggggaaaagggaataaatCGGGCGGTCAGGGGGGACCGTCGTTCGGCTCAACCCCAATTCCCCCGGATTTGACCCCAAAGCGGAGAcgccccggggctggggaaaCCGTGAGACCCCTccgggtgtccccaggtgtccccaggtgtccccaggtgtccccaggtgtccccaggcacCGATTGGTGttgggggggctcagccccgcCCATTGGGGGCACGCACCTCCTCCCGGGCACGCCCCGCCCCCCTCCAGCCCCGCCTCGCCCCTTTAaaggagccgccgccgcctttAACCCCTGCGGGCtcggccggggctggggggagctcGGAGGGGGTCCGGAGAGCGGGACCCCCGTGTTTCCCCCCTCCACCGGACCCCAAACAGCGCCGCAGCCCGCCTCCCCCGCGCCCCCCGAAATAGCGGGGGAGCAGGGGGCTTCGTGGCACGATGTGagcggggaaactgaggcactggGGTTGGTGGCCACCTGTGGCACGGGCGGTGGCACACGGTGGCACACGCGCTTCATCCCGGGGCCACCCCGCCgccgctgtcccctccccggTGGTCCCGTCGCCCCCTTCCTGGcggtcccgggggtcccgctGGTCCCTGTGCTTTATCCCGGGGGGATCCCGACGGGCTCCTCCCGGTGGTCCCGGTGCTCCCAGCGCTGCCACAacgcccggcccggccccgcccggctgCGCTGAATCACCGGGCCCTACGAGTCGGGGCTTGACGCCggagccggggcggggggggaggaACACGGGGGGAGAGGGTGATGCCCACCCAAACACCCGGGAGGGGCCCTAAGGCtttgaggggagaggggggggggtCTGCGGGGGAGCCCCGTTCCTATGAAAGCGCCTTTGTCCGGACCCGCCGATCCCACCCCAGGGTGACTCACGGGCGCGTGGCTGGGCCCTGAGTCACCCCCCCCCgtaacccccccccccccgtacCCCCCACCCGCGGCACCGGGGGCCCCCGAGGCCTCCTCTCCCCCCTTCCCTCGGGGATCCCTCGGGGAGCCCCCGACAGCAGCGGGGACTTCGGGGGTGAGGGCCTAGGGGGGCACCTCGGGGTGCTCATCGCCCCTCTGCCTCGTGCCCTGGGAGGGGGGGCGCCGGGcaccctccctcccctcagGGGACACCCCTGGGCCCTCCCCTCCGGGGGACACCCCCTCCCCTGGGCAAGCCCCggcccccgcagccgccgcctcCGGTGGCCCCGCCCGGTGGTGCCGGTCCCGGGGCTGCCGGTGAGTCACGGCCGTGACTCAGCCCCGCCAAAACAGCGTCGCACGGCAACGCCAGGACCCGCGACGGGACCCACGGCGGTGCCCCACACCGACCCACGGCCGCGCTCCCCAGCAAAGGCACCGCACGCCCTCCGGGTCTCCTGTAGGGCGGAGGTGGCTGGGGATGCTGGGGGGGAGGTCTGGGGTGTCCCCGGGATCTGAGGGAATCCAGTGGATCCCGGGCATCCCGGCACGGCCCaggctgaggaaggaaggagccaggagggagcGTCGGGGCGAGGAAAGGGAAATTCCTGCCCGGTGCCCCCCCTCTCCcacccagtgctcccagtccctgTGGTGCCCTGcgcccagtgctcccagctcctccgcGGGCACACCAGCGCGGTGCCGCCTCTGTGCCGTGTCACTGTCACACGCGAGCCACACTGGCTCCGTGTCCACACCGCGCCAGGGACGCCCGTGCTGGTGCCACGCCGCTCCTGGCTCTTCCGTGCCGGCCGCAGCCGTGCCGGCGCCGCGTTGATCCGCGTGTCGGTGCCGGGCCGTGCCGAGCCGTTCCACGGCAGCCACACGCGTGTCGGTGCCACGCCGTGCCCTGTTGCGCCGTGCCCGGGcctcgctgctgctgccgccgctcctCCCGGCCGGGCTGACTCAGGCGGGAGGAATGTGCCGGCGGAGCGTGGGCGATGGCCCGGCTGCTGCCATTGCCTAGAAAGGGCATCGCCGAGCCCTGGCCCACGGGGAGCCCGCGGGGAGCCCACGGGGAGCCCACGGGGAGCCACCACGGCCACCcaagcagggagagcagggactCGCGGGGAGCcagcgcggccgccgcggcTACAGGTGACAAACAAGGACCCGGCGTGGCCACCACAGTCCCTCAGCACGGCCTCTGTGTCCCCGACCAGAACCCGACACGGGCAGCacggccctgccctgggcccGCGTGGGTGCGGACACGCGTGTGCAAAGCGTGCGCAGGTGTGCGGGGCCACGTGCGGGCACACGCGTGTGCTGCGTGTCGGCAGCGCCACGTGCCGCCTTCCCCGCTCCGTGTCCCGTGTTCTGTGtcccgtgtcccgtgtcccgTGCCCGGGGGCCCACAGGAGGCCGGGATGGAGTGTGTGGGGGGGGTCCCCCGTGTTTAAAATTAGCAGCTGGCGaaggtttgggggggggtgtgttgCTCTATCCCAGATGTGCAACCACTGCCAGATGTGGGGCGGGACCGGGAAAGGCCTGCGGGACTCTGGGGGGCACCGGGGGGCATTGGGGCACTCGTCCTGCCCCACTGCCGGGGGAGCGTGGGGCAGTCCGTGGGGCAGGGGGACCCTGGGACAATCGGGGCTGGGGGGCGTGTGACGGGGCcggctgtggggcagggccgcggggtgtggggcagggctggcgcCGCGGCAGCGGTGACGCGTTGTGGTTTCGCTACTTCCGATATAAAACTCTGTTTAatgtctgtgtgtgcagcaTCGCCATGGTGACCCCCGGCCTCCCCCCTcgccccatccccggccccgccagcGCCTCTGGCGCCCCACGGCCACGGGGCACCCAGGCACCGGCTATGGGGCGTCCAGGCCCCAGCCGTGGGGCACCGTACCCCTCTTTGTGTGGGGCACCGCACCCCGTTTCTGTGGGGCGCACGGCTCCTGCACCCCGGTGCCGTGGGGCGCCGGGATCCCCGTTGTGCGGGGCACCGAGCCCGCTTGCCGTGGGGCACAACACTGCTGCGGGCGGGCTCCGAACCGCCCCCGCCATGGGGCACACGTGGGGTCCCCCTCCCCGTGCTATGGGGCTGCGAATGCCGCTCTCTCTGGGGCACGAGGTTCCTCGCCGCTCCTCTGCCCGCCCGCTCTGCTTGCGGGGACCCGGCGCGGGGCGGGCTCGGGGCCGGTGCGGGTTCGGTGCGGGGAGCGCGGGGGGGGTTCGTGCGGGCTCGGGGCGGTCCCGGGGCGGTcccggggcgggcggaggcAAGCCCggtccctccttccctcctctcccccccccctttcccctccGCCGCCGCGGCCTCGTCGCTCCCGGGGCGGAGCGAAACGTTTAAAAGCGTTTCCCTTCTTGGAGTAAAAGTCAGAGACTTGGGGAGCCCCCGggagcccccggagcccccctATTCCCCCCCCAGCCCGGCCTCctcccccggagccccccgggacccccggctCCCGGTGAGTAACGGCCCCGCGGGACCCCCTGGAAGGTTCCGGGGCGGCGGGAGAAGAGGGGCCGCGGCCGTGGCCTCGTGCCCGGCTCGGGGATGGCGGGAAGGGCCGCGGGGTCCCGCCACATCCCACCGGATCCCCGAGCGCTCCCctcggggccggcggcggcacGGCCGCGGCCATCGACGGCCCGAGGCCGGCCGGGGGCGGGCATGGGGGGTGCGGGGAGAACCCCGGAGGTGTCCGGGGGGTTCCCGGAGGGGCGGAGGGGGGGGAGTCTCGGGGGTTCCGGGCctgccggcggggcgggggccgggggggggcccggggcgggggggcggtGGCGCCGGGCGGTGATTCATCCTTTCCCCCCGGCGCCGACGGGCGCGGACGGGGCGGCCCCTtcccgcccccgcccccgctTGGCCCGCGCCACGCCGGAGCCGCCCCGGCCTGGGAACCCCAAATCACGgacacccccagcccagcccagccctggcatgAGAAACCCCACTCCGAACCCACAGAtcgccccccccccgcccccggcctGGGAACCCCAAGGCTCAGACATCGACTCTCCCCCCCCTTACTCCGGCCTGGGAACCCCGAAACCCGCAGAGCGTCTCCGGGCTGGGAGCTCCAGGACATCGCAGCCCCAAATCCCGCACCCCTCCCGGAGTGGGACCCCCGAAACCCACAGACCACCCCCCTGCGCCTGGAAACCCCCGAATGTGCTCGGTGTTGGCTCTCCCCagacccccggccccgcggagcccccagacccccccccGCGCCCCAGCCTTGGGACCCCCAGAACCCAGGGCACCCCCGGCCTCATCCCTTCGGCCTCGGGACCACCGACATCGAGCCCCCCTGCCCTCACAGCGCGCCCAGCCGGGACCCCTTCAGCTCCCCGACCTCCTGACGTGGGACCCCCAAACCGTCCCCCCGCTATCAGCCCCCACCCCTGGCCCGGACCCCCGAATCCCCCTGCCCCTCATCGCTGCATTCCGCAGGCGCCGGGCGGCGCCGCCGCCTTTTCCCACTCCCGTTTTGGGGACGAAGGTGGGAATTTTGGCACCGGCCAccccccgccgctccccccgctccgccggggccgcccccgcccggggccgcgggagCCGGtcggggcggccgggccggcaCCGCCCTGGCGCCGGGGGGGCACCGGGAGGGGCCCCCCAAAACCGAGGGAGGGGGAGAACCCCGAAAACTGGGGCAGACACCCCAGAACCCGCGGGGGAGTCCCAAATCCGGGGCTCCGACCCCCAGACGCGAGgtcacccccccccccgccccacacTTGGGGGGCACCGGGCTGTGCCCGTGGTGCCAGTGGGACCGGTGGCACACGAAGGATCGCTGCCTGTCGTAAGCGTTTGCGATCCCTTCCCCGAGACCCCCGGCTCCGGgcacccccaggaccccccccaggacccccgAGCCCTCCCGGCCGCCCTCCCGGAGCCCTCCCGGCCTCGTGTCGGTGCCGCCACCGCTTGGCACCGGGggcggccgggccccgctgGCACCGAGGAGGGGCCGTCGCTGTCGTGACTGTCGCGATCCCCAACCCCCCCCGGTGAGGACCCGGGATGGGGGCACCCCTCAAGCCCTCCCCGAGTGCCCCCCGGGCCCCCGGGCCCGTGTCGGTGCCGCCGCTGCTGTTTACCCCCATTTTTTGGGCCGGTTCCACCCGATTCCCTTTGAAGTCGCCCCGTTGTCGTGACGACGCTGATGTCACGACCGGGCGGGGCCTCGTGGGTCCCACATGGCGCCTGCAGAGCCCCGGcccgggggacaccggggacatcagggacaccAATACCGGAGCCCCCACGGCCACcggtgctggggacagcggggccggggcagggtgACCCACGGCCATGGCCTGGGGGCCGCGGGGGGCTGACGGGGacctggtggcactggtggcactggtggcactggggacgaGGGTCCCGGCCCGTTAAGGGGGTCCCGGAGTGCCCATCCCGGCacggggacaccgaggggacaaCCGGGGACGTGGCACGGCCGGGGACGCGTTCCCACAGCCCGCGCTGGGTGACGGGTCTGGTGGCACCGGGGACAGCCACCGGTGCCACCGTCCCTGCCGTGTGCCCCATCACCTCAGAGACTCCCGCTGCCCCGGGaaaccccctccccaaaaacaCCTGGGGTGAGCCTCCAGGGGTGACCTCCCCCCCGATTCCCACAGGTGGCACCCGGCTCCTCCGGCCTCGACGCTGCGACGGCGGCGCCGCGGGAGCACcgggaccggcaccggcaccgcggGAGCACCGGGACCGGCACCGCGGGAGCACCGGGACCGGCACCGCGGGAGCACCGGGACCGGCACCGCGGGAGCACCGGGACCGGCACCGGGCCGTCCGATCCCCGCCCCGTCCCCACCGCTGCCGCCCGCCGGGGTTCCTGGCGATGGGATTTTTTACCGTTTTTGCCCAAAATCACATTGCCCAGGGATTTCCAACGGGCACCAGCCCCACCACAGTGCCGGGGGGAGGCCGGGGGAACGGGGTTTAGGGGCTACTGGAGATTTCGGGAGGAGACTGGAGGGGACTTGAGGGGAGTTTgggtgtggggcagggctggcgggCTGTGGAGTTGCTGCggggggtggttttggggtgctggggggaggtgttggggtgctgcagggtggTTTTAGGGTGCtgggggaggttttggggtgttgaggggaggttttggggtgctggggggtggttttgggggtcGGGGGGCAGGGCTTAGCCCACCTGTGAACAGAGTCCAGCCGCGCCGTGTTCACAGTGGCTAAGTTCCGCCTCCCGCCCCCCTCGCCCGGACAACGGGGGCCCCCCCCCAAACCTTTGGGGCTCTCCTGGCGCTCCCCAAAACCCTCGGATCCCTTCCCGGGGATCCCCCTGAatccccctgggaccccccccccacccaaaCCGCTGGATGCTGGAATTCCCGCAAGGAGCACGGGACAGCTCCGagcccccccgggacccccccagCGCCCCTCGGCCACACCCGGGCGCTGCCCCCGGTGCCCGCTGAGCTGATTTGCAGTTGCTTTGGATAAACTGGCTCAGTTCAGCAGGAACAGGGGTCGGGCCCCCGCGCCCCGAGACCCCCCTGGGGGGTCCCCAACTCCCCCTGAGCCCTCCAACccccccggggaccccccccAAGCCTTCCAGCCCCGCGTGTCCGTCACTCTCCCCGAGCTCGCCGGCACCCGCGGGATCTTCCACAGCCCCGAgaccccccaaaaccccgggCGGGGTCACCCAGAAATTAGGGGAGGGGGGAACAAGGACCCTCCAACACGGTTGGGACCATGGCTGGGGGGGTCgtggggtgctgggggggggggcacggggggTTCTGGGGGTTCGTGGGATTTTTGTGGAGGCCCCgggggggggctgtggggcGTGGTCGCCGTTCCCCGTtccccaccccttcccccccccggCTGTGGGTGAGTCACgggaggggttggggggggggtcgGGGGGGGCCCCGCCCCACGCGAGGCCCCTGGGGGGGGCTCCGGCGTCcagcccctcccccaaccgTTCCCTGTTTGTTTCCCAAAATAAACCCGGCGGCGCCGATTCCAGGGAATTTCCCTGACGTCATTGCGGGCGGGGTTTGCGCGCCGGCCACGCCCCCGCGGGGGGAGGGGAGGCACCCACGTGTCTTTGCCGTGCCCAAAAAGGGGGCGTGGCGCCCTCGGGCGATGGCCACGCCTTCGGCGCCGTCCCATTGGCTTCCGCGGCTCCCGCAGCTGTCAATCAAGGTGGGGCGGAGAGAGCTGTCAGTCAAGACGCAGCTGACCAATCAGCGTGGAGAGGGGGTGGGCCACGGGAATGAGGCGGGGACTGGAGATCCATTCATAAAATTGTGGCGACGCCGGGAAACGGGGAAGGGACGGGAGAGGACCCCCCCAAGAGCCCCCCAGAGAACGGGGAAGGGACGGGAATCCCCCGACAGCAACCCCAGAGAACGGGAAAGGGACGGGACCCCCCCGTAGCCCCGGGAACCCACCGAGAGCACCCACAGAGACACCGGGACCTCCCCGTAGTTCCACCCCAAGGATACCGCGGCCCCCGAGAATCCCCACGGCCACCCCCCGAACCCCTGGAAGACACCGGGAGATCTCAGAGACACCGGGACCTGGAAGGAAACCCCCACCCGAGGACATCGGGACCTCCCCGGTGGATGCAAGGACGCCCCTGGGGGACAACGCGACGCCCTTGGGACCCCTCCGGGGACCCAGAGAAGCTCCCTCGAGACCCCCGGGAACACCTGAGGCACCCCCTCGGGACACGGACGCCCTCCCGGGagcaccgggacacccccaggagccccccaaGCCCTCCGCGGCCACATCCCCGGTCCCCGCAGATCAGACACCGGACGCCGCGGGCAAAtcccttttattaaaaagaacGGCGGGGGCCTGAGAACAGCCCGGACTCCCCCAGAGCCTCGCGGGGGTGACAGGAGCGGGGTTCAGGGGACGTTCCCCGGGGGGGCTCGGCCGCGGCCCTTCTTGGCTTTGTCTTTGGCGGGGGTGGGCGCCGTCACCAAGGTCAGTTTTTTGGGTAGAGCGCCCTGCGCGCGCTGCACGGTCTCCCGCTCGATCCTCATCCGGATCCCGACCTCCAGGCGCTGGGGAGAGCACGGCGGGGGTCAGGGGGGCAGACGTGGGGAACCCCCCCAGACCACTCGGGACCCCGCAAAGCCCCGCCACGCTCCCCCCGCCCCTCACCTTCTTCAGCTTCTGCTGTTGGATCACGCGGAGCTTCTTGGGGGCGATGCTGCGGCCTGAGGAGAGCGTGGCCGTGCTGAGCCCCGAGAGACCCCCGAAAACCCCCCACTGATAACGCCGAGCTTCCCGAAGAGGCCCCGGAGGCACCGGAGACCCCCCCGGACCTCTACGGAGCACCCTCGACAAATCGGAGcctcccttccaccccaaactcCCGGGGCCGCCTCTCGCCCCCCCACCTCGGGCTCCCCTGAGCAACCCCTGGAGCCCCGAGTCCGCCTCTGCCCCTGCACCGTTCCCCAGGACCCCCGGCCTCGGGGCGCGCCTCACCGCCCTTCC contains these protein-coding regions:
- the LOC120748343 gene encoding leydig cell tumor 10 kDa protein homolog, which produces MAQGRPKAAAKRPKAAAAAAAAAARVSRGPRKGGRSIAPKKLRVIQQQKLKKRLEVGIRMRIERETVQRAQGALPKKLTLVTAPTPAKDKAKKGRGRAPPGNVP